GTCATTGGCAAGGAAGCCATCGCCACCCTGCCGTAACCTCGTCGCATACCAAAAAAACGCCCCCGTCAGAGTCCGTTCAATCGCTGGACTCTGACGGGGGCGGCATGCCTTTCGGGTATCAGCCCATGCGAATCACGGGGATCACCCCACCGATCCCAGATCCTGCCGTCTCTTCTGTTCAAAGCGATCCTTCTGAGCAGGAGTCAACACACTCTCCCCCTCGCCCCGTTTGCCTTTGCGAATGAACGCAGCCAACTGATAGCCCCGATCCAGGGCCAATCCCGTGGTATGATCGAATTGGGGTTCGTGGCGTTTCATGAACTCGAATCCGCAACGCTCCGCGATCACCGGCAGACGTTCGGGGGAGACCTGAAGATTACAGAACTCCGCCACCCGGAGAATGGTGCCCGGCAGATCGGCGGTCAACGCCTCGTAGCGCAAAAACAACACATCCGGATCGTTCCGGTGTTGCCACCATCCTTGGACATGCTCGAACCAGGACTGGAACTGCACCTGCCCGTTCATGAAACGCTCGAAGAACTCATCGAACGTCCCCCGAAATGACAGGTGGGAACGATAGAAATGATAATACGACACCACCACATCCTGCCCATCCCGCATCACATAGATGTATTTTCCCCGTTTTTTCGGGGTATCGGGATAAGACAGATGACACTTGAACACCCGGGGTGAGGGCATGGCGGCGAAATAGGCCATGGCCGCCTGCGGATTGGACATGATGCGCCGCTCGAACCAGGGCACCACCATGCCGATGTGCTGAAAATCCATGTTGCCGTCCGTGGTCAACTGATACAGCATCATCTGCATCAAGGTGGTGCCGGAACGGGGATAGGTGACGACAAAAATATCGTCCGCCCGATCCTCCATTTCAAAGGCCACGGTCCGTTTCAGATCGATCTGAATCGCGGCGGTCTCGATCCACTCCGCCAGGGTCCGCAACCCCCCGCTGATACCGCCAATCAAACGATTGGCGTTTTTTTTGATGGTCTCATTCATGGTTGTGGCTTCAAGATCCAACGCAAAAGAGAAAATGACATTTCATCCGCCAGTATAACGTCCGTCACCCGCAACCCAAGGAAAAAATCAAAAAAAACGCACTTCAACCCCCTCGACTCCACATCTTTGAACAAGAGAACCCCTGGCACTCTTCCCCTTTTCTGTTGTATCCTGGATCAGGTCTGCCAAATCGATCCCTTAAACCAAAACATTCCAACCCACACACCCGTTCCTTACACACTTCTGGACATCCGCATATGAAATTGTTGGAATTCTTCAACCGGGAGTTGGAAATTTCCAAGGGGTCCATCCTGGGAAGCGCCGTCATGGCCGGTGGGGCCAGCGCGGTCTTGCTGGCGGTGATCAATGCCGGAGCGGAAAAAGCGGCCAACCAGGAGGTGCGAGATCATCTGTTCTGGATCTTCATCGCGTCGTTTCTGCTTTTTTTCATCACCAAAAAACACGCCCTCAGCACCACCTCCATTGCCGTGGAAGCGGCGGTCCGCAAGGTGCGCATCCGCATCGCCGACAAAATCCGCAAGTCGGATCTGAGTTTTGTGGAGAACATGGGTCGTTCCAGCATGTTCACCCGCCTCACCCAGGATGCCAACCTGATCTCCCAATCGGCGGTCATCATCATCAATGCCAGCCAGTCGGCCATCGTCCTGGTCACCACCCTGATGTATGTGGCTTGGCTGTCTCCGGTAGGCTTTTTCATCATTCTGGTGGCCCTAAGCACGGGCAGCGCCATGTATCTGGTCAACAACCGCAAAAACGCCGAAGCCTTCGAGGTGGTCAACCGCAAGGAGTCGGAATTTTTCGACGCCCTCAACAACCTGTTGAGCGGCTTCAAGGAGATCAAGGTCAACCAGAAAAAAAGCGACAGCCTTTTCGATCACATCCAGCGCATCTCCGTGGAAACGGAAAAGCTCAAAGTGGCCTCCGGTCTGCGCTTTGTCGTGGATTTCATGTTCTCCCAGGTCACGTTTTATCTGCTTTTGGCCATCATCGTCTTCATCCTGCCCGAACTGGAAACCACCCATTACACCATCGTCATCAAACTCACCGCCTCGGCCCTGTTCATCATCGGGCCGGTCAACCTGCTGGTGGGCGCCATTCCGATCTTCACCCTGGCGGATGTGGCGGTGCGCAACCTCTACAAACTGGAAAAAGAGCTGGATGC
Above is a genomic segment from Magnetococcales bacterium containing:
- a CDS encoding sulfotransferase domain-containing protein translates to MNETIKKNANRLIGGISGGLRTLAEWIETAAIQIDLKRTVAFEMEDRADDIFVVTYPRSGTTLMQMMLYQLTTDGNMDFQHIGMVVPWFERRIMSNPQAAMAYFAAMPSPRVFKCHLSYPDTPKKRGKYIYVMRDGQDVVVSYYHFYRSHLSFRGTFDEFFERFMNGQVQFQSWFEHVQGWWQHRNDPDVLFLRYEALTADLPGTILRVAEFCNLQVSPERLPVIAERCGFEFMKRHEPQFDHTTGLALDRGYQLAAFIRKGKRGEGESVLTPAQKDRFEQKRRQDLGSVG
- a CDS encoding cyclic peptide export ABC transporter, with translation MKLLEFFNRELEISKGSILGSAVMAGGASAVLLAVINAGAEKAANQEVRDHLFWIFIASFLLFFITKKHALSTTSIAVEAAVRKVRIRIADKIRKSDLSFVENMGRSSMFTRLTQDANLISQSAVIIINASQSAIVLVTTLMYVAWLSPVGFFIILVALSTGSAMYLVNNRKNAEAFEVVNRKESEFFDALNNLLSGFKEIKVNQKKSDSLFDHIQRISVETEKLKVASGLRFVVDFMFSQVTFYLLLAIIVFILPELETTHYTIVIKLTASALFIIGPVNLLVGAIPIFTLADVAVRNLYKLEKELDAQGLNTQPLNKRLANKMAAFQEIRFENVHFTYEAREQAQGVEFSVGPLNFVVKKGNILFLTGGNGSGKSTVLKLITGLYYPTSGRILVDGIPITRTNYPEFRNLFSLIFSDFHLFDRLYGLEGVDEDTLDELLQLMQLEQKTTYQDGRFTDLNLSTGQKKRLAFIASSLEEKPISVFDEWAADQDATFRAFFYEKILPDMRAKGITLVCVTHDDRYFDDCDHLIKMDMGKVVMDDPQHGNL